The Polypterus senegalus isolate Bchr_013 unplaced genomic scaffold, ASM1683550v1 scaffold_1188, whole genome shotgun sequence nucleotide sequence TCTAGGGCGTCTGAAGCGTTGCGCACGACGTGACGATGTTTTCACATCAACAATTCCGCTAATTtcgaatgatttaccctttgatttcaaactactacaatttcctgttcgtttggctTTTGTTATGTCAATTAATAGTGCTCAAGGCCAATCACTGCAAGTTAAaggcatcaatttggaaaatccatgcttttcacatgCACAACTCTATGTATCATGTACTAGAGTaggcaatcctcagaatttgttcattttcacaccacaaggcaaaacaaaaaatatactgtatccaaaggctctggaataaccacttatattacctattacaataaaatttcaatcacaaaactgtttattctatttcaatgttctgtttctttcacactccagatagtgtgtgtgtgtgtgtgtgtgtgtatgtatatatatatacatacatacatacatacatacatacatacacacacacacactagggggcttaacccctgctcacttcgcttgccaaccctcgctgccgtgctgtgtgatctgcatcttgcatagcactttgaatgtttaaaagcctgtacagcaggtgTCTTTGtaatctattctttgtcttttatttccggccccgggtgtggttaaatctgttggcacaaagtctcatcttgcgggatgtgagtttttgatattttttagtttataatttaaaaaagaaatacgaatctgaaaatataacaacatcacattaaagtttgataaactctgaaaagaatgatggcaaacatatatatgtaggtttaaaaATAAGCCCTATTTAAATCGTGACAAAAACGTCAcattaaaatgtcacataaaatcgttgcacttttaggcttatgattttatattggataggaatataaacaacaagcggGTTAAGTTTGCTGGTGATACTAAGCTAGGTGGATTGATAACATTATACagaatccactgaatcattacagagggtaatgattggacagcatacaggcttgggtagatttgtaacagatgaaattaaatgtaaataaaagtattatacacagaggaaataaaaatgttagatttgatttAATGATGCTCCTATTGGTGGTCACCAATCTAAATCAGCCGATGTTCATAAAACCCAATATTTTTTAGCATCTGCTTTTCTAATCCTTATGGTAATTTAATTGTAGTGCTCCTTTATGTGCAATATTTTAACAGCTGAGCTAAGGCATATGTCTTTCTACTTTGCTTTCTTTTGGAACGGCAAAGAACAGCAAGGTGGACtttaccagagagagagagagacacagaagaCTGGAATACCAGCCTTTGCAATAAAGAAAGTGGAGTGAATAAATCGGAAGAGTCATTTTGTACAATTagacaaacaacaataaaatgtactttaatgAATCCAGACCTTTTAACTTTATCCTTTAATTAAAACTGACATTGCTCGTCTGAACTTGGATGGTGAGTTTGTGTTTAGTACAGCAACAGATAGATTTTTGGttttttgaaaaggtttttactgtgtttattatttgtttgtgtgtgttatacagtatatggtttggtaagaaacaagtactgcataattaaaatggtaatacatgttgttgtgatgtgggattttgcatataacttgataaatgttttgtatgtctttatttataatttaggcaaactaagtggtgagaggtattcgtgtttgccgccactccccctttttacgactgtctctttgtaattttaagacaggatttgggggatgtgttttaaaccagtttgatgagtatttctctgctaaagtctttgtctcattccccttacaaagccaggttagcttaacatatggtcttgggggggttgaggtgttaaaatgtactatttctctcattggtctgagatatggctgtttggaattggcttgtctcataggcctttaagtaccatgatgtcctattggttctaggaattggagagaacctataaatttgcttactcaaccacattctctctctctaaccaacatatgatgaagaagcatctctcttgctaacctgtgatgatgaagacaacacaatgaagagcacagctcagcagccatgttgaacagacatgtggctgaaagctgagcagcaatgatgccttaactagagatattttaagtaactgcaagtctgtgtgccacctgaattacacatcaccatttaatcaggttgtatggttgccaatattcaaatgtactttgcattttgttattatttatgcatattatcagtaatacattattttatgtgtaacttaactcctgcttgtctttttactacatctaattgcctgaggttatggatatagaagggaaggtggagataagttatataaaataataccttataaacagtggtaagtctgtgagattaggcattctaaggctacatattaataatactataggggaaagtagagcaatatatatattactctaccaagataaaacacatgtTTATAACTACACCTCAAGAATTTACAATGCTGAATGTCTAGCtggtatactgtaaaaaaaaacctccataaatatagtaaatgtatattttaatagcAAAACAGCTGTAGTTCAGTTAATAATTAAAGCTGATTCAAACCtgtaagtgcatgtatatttacattgaAGCAGTGTTAACTGccaatataaattatatatatatattaggagtgTGACGAGATCTCGTGGTACGAGATCTCGCGAGATCAGATTTGTCTGGCGAGATGCGTCTGGTCTCGCGAGAACGTGACGATATCCTTGCGTTATTGGCATGATGGAGCGTGAGGAAGAAGTAAGGATAGAAGATGCGCCCGCGACATTTAAATCATTCgtgtggcaacattttggattccttGTGGAAATAAGAAATGGCgaaaaaatgacagacaagacaaagacaatTTGCAAACACTGTAAGAAATTAATACCGTACACCTCTGCTAACACAACCACTATGCAAAAGCATTTAGAAAACAACCACAGCTCGTTACTAAAAGCTGCGCCTGTGAAGAAAATGGAAAGCAATTCAGTTCGCATAAAAGGGCAAACAACCATAACAAATGCCTTTGCAGCTAAACTTCCACCATCCAATGCAAGAGCCACGGCAATAACAAGAGACATCGGCGTTTTCATTGCAGCCGATATGAGACCATTTTCTGTGGTGGAAAATCTGGGATTATGGCGACTCATCCACACACTGGAACCAAAGTATGCCATCCCGTCCACGTGCACATTTTACTCGACGGTGGTCCCGACCCTGCAAAGAGTGCAAGGTAAAGCGTTGTACAGGCTCTGAAAGAGGCAGAAACCATCGCCATAACTACTGACGGTTGGACTTCTAGGTGTACACGGAGCTATATCACAATTACAGCCCACATTATCAACAGTAATTGGGAAATGGTACATTTTGTACTGCAGACGCCCACTTTTGAATCACACACAGGGGCAAGCGTCGCTGAAGTTTTACTAGAAGCTGTCACACAGTGGGGTCTAAAAAGCCAAACCATTGCATCGCTATTGTAACAGACAATGCGCGTAATATGGATGTGGCTGTGTGCGAGGCAGGATTTGAGCCGCCATCAAATGCCAGCGCACACAATAAATCTCGCTACACAGGCTGGCCTCGGTGTTGCGGCGTGTCGCTTCGTTTGCTCGGGCGGGTGAGGCGTGTAACTGCTTTTTCACGGAGTTCGACAGCTGCCGCGGTACTGAGGCTAAGCAGAAGCTGCTACAACTGCCACCGCACAAATTAATAATGGACGTCACCACGCGATGGAATTCATCATTGGATATGCTGGTTCGTTACCTGGAGCAGCAGACTGCTATAGCAGCAACGCTCACCAGTCcagaaataagacaaaatgcCCAAACATTGACACACTGGATACCTGCGACATTGTCAATGCCGAATTTCTTGTGAAGCTGCTGAATCCTTTAAAGACAGCTACCTCTGTCTTGTGTGAAGAGAAGAGGCCCACAGTGTCACTCATCGTGCCACTGAAGAACATGATAGAACAAAACATGGCACCAAATGACAGTGATTCCCCTACTGTGGCCGACACAAAGAGAGCAATTCTCAGCAATATTTCAGGCAGATACAGTGGGGATGTATACAACTACCTGCTGGAGAGCACTGCGCTGGACCCAAGATTCCAGTCTCTACAGCAGCTAGACTGCAATCAGCGTGAGGCAGTCTTTCAGAGGATACAGAAAAGGGTGGAACAGTTGCAGCAAAACCAGGTAtcattgacttgatttttttccctAGAAGATTTATGTTTCCAGTactaaattttaattgatttaatagGTTCAtgctgtattgtgtgtgtgtgtgtgtgtgtgtgtaaacatgagaGCATCAGAGTGAGTGTATTTGTGTTAAAAGAGAGAGGGGGACTGCTTTGCTGCTTGCTAATGTTAAAGCCAGTGTTTCTGCTGCTTGAAGCCCACAGATGAGAAGAGTATGGAGCGCAAGGAAGAGGCATCAGTTCATTGTTCCACACATGGGGGCGAGGGGGCTCTTGAAGCTGAAGGCAGAGCTGAGTCAGAAGAGGAACCTGCTTCCAAGAAGACAGCACTTGAGGATCTGCTAGGGGACTCTTTCTCGAAGACAGAACAGCCCAGCAAAGGAATTGAGAGGGAAACTGAACTTTACAGAAGAGAGGCATCTATCCCACTTAGTTGCTGCCCTCTGACATGGTGGAGAGAAAACAGCTCCAAATATCCTTTGCTGTCTCCACTTGTCAAAGAATATCTTTCCATTCCTGCGACCTCTGTTCCAAGTGAGCGTGTTTTTTCAACTGCAGGAGACATAGTCACTGCCCAGAGGTCACAATTGCtgccagaaaatgtagacatgcttATATTCTTAAAAAAGAACATGACCATATCTTAGGCTGTTCTGTATAGGTCATTACCTCATTACCTAGGTCTTAGCTCTTTTACATGCTTAAGaaaattttgttcattgttttgcaCTCTGAGTTTTAAGACAGCACTACTTTGATAGTTACACTAATTATGGTTAATTGCGTAAAAGgatatttgtgttgtttattaattatttttgtttatacatttaattttattgtgcaaTTAATTGCCTATCAGTTTGTggcaaaatgttttgcagtgtttacattttattactgcatatcattcatcaaaatagaagttttatttcaaaaagttgatttcaaaatggacatgcattttttgcattttgtgtttttcagttaaataaaaggctatttttgctatatatttaaacattaaagatttctttaaaaaaagtctctaaaagtctcgtctcgttctCGTGAACCCAGTCTCGTGTCTCGTCTCGTCGTGGGAAAAGCGTCTAACTGTcacacccctaatatatatatatatatatatatatatatatatatataaatatacacacacacacatatacaatagcaaaatacccgcgcttcgcagcagagaagtagtatgttaaaaagttctgaaaaagaaaaggaaacattttaaaaataacgtaacatgattgtcaatgtaattgttttgtcactgttatgagagttgctgtcatcaaggatttgattgtcattgtttctttcaatcaggttcgtatttggaggacgtgttgtgttcaagttacattccgtgtttgtgaaCCGTtgcaaagataacaggtttcattcaccgaagtgttcactacccaaatagctactcgtgaatctaagatgtttaacaggcattcccggtattaacttgtggatttgcctgcgaatatttagcggcagtgtgtctatgaacttgtagaATTGCCtgagagtat carries:
- the LOC120520349 gene encoding zinc finger BED domain-containing protein 4-like; amino-acid sequence: MEFIIGYAGSLPGAADCYSSNAHQSRNKTKCPNIDTLDTCDIVNAEFLVKLLNPLKTATSVLCEEKRPTVSLIVPLKNMIEQNMAPNDSDSPTVADTKRAILSNISGRYSGDVYNYLLESTALDPRFQSLQQLDCNQREAVFQRIQKRVEQLQQNQPTDEKSMERKEEASVHCSTHGGEGALEAEGRAESEEEPASKKTALEDLLGDSFSKTEQPSKGIERETELYRREASIPLSCCPLTWWRENSSKYPLLSPLVKEYLSIPATSVPSERVFSTAGDIVTAQRSQLLPENVDMLIFLKKNMTIS